A stretch of the Panicum virgatum strain AP13 chromosome 9N, P.virgatum_v5, whole genome shotgun sequence genome encodes the following:
- the LOC120689092 gene encoding uncharacterized protein LOC120689092 yields the protein MTLNGFSDTELILSSSAGKHMPPPPVTTESYVYCSRSISADGGASDGSLQSLSRYNQTGDFAAAYLQDPDALQPCGPSGVQAVILPSPSSSSTLSSMGGLSPASWPARVPPHRPCSRACA from the coding sequence ATGACATTAAATGGATTCAGCGACACCGAGCTCATCCTGTCGTCATCGGCAGGCAAgcacatgccgccgccgccagtgaCGACGGAGAGCTACGTGTACTGCAGCCGCAGCATcagcgccgacggcggcgcgagcgacGGCTCCCTGCAGTCGCTGTCGAGGTACAACCAGACTGGGGACTTCGCGGCGGCCTACCTGCAGGACCCGGACGCGCTGCAGCCGTGCGGCCCCTCCGGTGTCCAGGCGGTCATTCTGCCATCGCCGTCGAGCTCCAGCACGCTGAGCTCAATGGGTGGCCTAAGCCCTGCATCCTGGCCCGCCCGCGTGCCGCCTCACCGGCCATGCTCGCGCGCCTGCGCTTAG